The following are encoded together in the Nocardioides sp. Arc9.136 genome:
- the mqo gene encoding malate dehydrogenase (quinone), producing MQPDGNDVHSTSATSGPAHDGPPGAAGSSAAYDALLVGGGIMSATLATLLHQVEPTWRIGIVERLDELAQESSGPWNNAGTGHAALCELNYSPQRPDGSVDVSKAIEVNEQFQVTRQLWSFLVENGALPDPSTFIHPSPHLSFVWGAENVEYLRRRHALLAEHPLFAGIELTEDPDVIAEWAPLLMAGRDRSEPVAATRALGGTDVDFGSLTRQLVTGLADSGAVRLHLGTEVRRLTRTPEGWHVTGTHDFDTTARFVFVGAGGQALTLLQRSGIEEIRGYGGFPVSGEFWRTTNPEIVARHQAKVYGKAAVGAPPMSVPHLDTRVVDGAPSLMFGPYAGFSPRFLKHGSLFDLLRSVRLHNLRPMLQAGLRNLGLVVYLVQQLLASKKAQLKELQAFFPDARAEDWEKITAGQRVQVIKDVPGQGGVLQFGTEVITARDGSIAGLLGASPGASTAVPAMLDVMARCFPDEMADWRPSLEKAIPSYGRRLSDDPELARTVLAQTSYSLDLDGAAPPTR from the coding sequence GTGCAGCCTGACGGTAACGACGTCCACAGCACCTCCGCCACGAGCGGTCCCGCCCACGACGGGCCGCCCGGCGCGGCAGGGTCGTCGGCGGCGTACGACGCGCTCCTCGTGGGCGGCGGGATCATGTCCGCCACCCTCGCGACGCTGCTGCACCAGGTCGAGCCGACCTGGCGGATCGGCATCGTCGAGCGCCTCGACGAGCTGGCCCAGGAGTCCTCGGGGCCGTGGAACAACGCGGGCACCGGGCACGCCGCGCTGTGCGAGCTGAACTACTCGCCGCAGCGGCCCGACGGGTCGGTCGACGTCAGCAAGGCGATCGAGGTCAACGAGCAGTTCCAGGTCACCCGGCAGCTGTGGTCCTTCCTCGTCGAGAACGGCGCGCTGCCGGACCCCTCGACGTTCATCCACCCCAGCCCGCACCTGTCGTTCGTGTGGGGTGCCGAGAACGTCGAGTACCTCCGCCGCCGCCACGCGCTGCTCGCCGAGCACCCGCTCTTCGCCGGCATCGAGCTCACCGAGGACCCCGACGTCATCGCCGAGTGGGCGCCGCTGCTGATGGCGGGCCGGGACCGCTCCGAGCCGGTCGCGGCGACCCGTGCCCTCGGCGGCACCGACGTCGACTTCGGCTCGCTGACCCGGCAGCTGGTCACCGGCCTCGCCGACAGCGGGGCCGTGCGCCTGCACCTCGGCACCGAGGTGCGCCGGCTGACCCGCACCCCCGAGGGCTGGCACGTGACCGGCACGCACGACTTCGACACCACCGCACGCTTCGTGTTCGTCGGCGCCGGCGGGCAGGCGCTGACCCTGCTCCAGCGCTCGGGCATCGAGGAGATCCGCGGCTACGGCGGCTTCCCGGTCAGCGGCGAGTTCTGGCGCACGACCAACCCCGAGATCGTCGCCCGGCACCAGGCCAAGGTCTACGGCAAGGCCGCCGTCGGCGCCCCGCCGATGTCGGTCCCGCACCTCGACACCCGGGTCGTCGACGGCGCCCCGAGCCTGATGTTCGGGCCGTACGCCGGCTTCAGCCCGCGCTTCCTCAAGCACGGCTCGCTCTTCGACCTGCTGCGGTCGGTGCGGCTGCACAACCTGCGGCCGATGCTGCAGGCCGGCCTGCGCAACCTCGGCCTCGTCGTCTACCTGGTCCAGCAGCTGCTGGCCAGCAAGAAGGCTCAGCTGAAGGAGCTCCAGGCGTTCTTCCCCGACGCCCGCGCGGAGGACTGGGAGAAGATCACCGCCGGCCAGCGCGTCCAGGTGATCAAGGACGTCCCGGGCCAGGGGGGCGTGCTGCAGTTCGGCACCGAGGTGATCACCGCCCGGGACGGCAGCATCGCCGGCCTGCTCGGCGCCTCGCCGGGCGCCTCGACCGCCGTCCCGGCGATGCTCGACGTGATGGCCCGCTGCTTCCCCGACGAGATGGCCGACTGGCGTCCCTCGCTGGAGAAGGCGATCCCCAGCTACGGCCGCCGGCTCAGCGACGACCCGGAGCTGGCGCGCACGGTCCTCGCCCAGACGTCGTACAGCCTCGACCTCGACGGCGCGGCCCCGCCCACCCGCTGA